In a genomic window of Scyliorhinus torazame isolate Kashiwa2021f chromosome 5, sScyTor2.1, whole genome shotgun sequence:
- the LOC140421556 gene encoding uncharacterized protein — translation MEKLWKCADCGKAFSYPSQLEVHRRSHTGERPFLCSICGKGFTHSYNLLTHQRVHTEERPFTCPVCGKGFTRSSHIVTHQLVHTDKRPFTCPDCEKSFKCKKDLLTHQRIHTGERPFSCSLCGKRFIQSSHLQTHQLVHSDNKFFNCPDCEKSFKNKKDLLTHQYAHTGERPFTCSVCGKGFSRPSALLSHQRIHTGERPFTCSDCGKGFINSSNLLIHQQLHTGDRPFTCSECGKGFTRSCNLLTHQQVHSEERPFTCSVCGKGFTRSYNLLTHQQVHSEERPFTCSVCGKGFSQSSNLLTHQRVHSGERPFTCSICGKEFSHLSYLLKHHRVHTGSGHSTAMSEERGLLTHPTC, via the coding sequence atggagaaactgtggaaatgtgcggactgtgggaaggcattcagttacccatcacaactggaagttcatcgtcgcagtcacactggggagagaccgttcctctgctccatttgtgggaagggattcacccattcatacaaccttctgacacaccagcgagttcacactgaggaaaggccattcacctgccctgtgtgtgggaagggattcactcggtcatcccacattgtgactcatcaacttgttcacactgataaaagaccgtttacatgtcctgactgtgagaagagttttaaatgtaaaaaggatctgctgacacatcaacgtattcacactggggagagaccgttttcgTGTTCCTTGTGTGGGAaaagattcattcagtcatcccacctgcagacacatcaacttgttcactctgataacaaattttttaactgtcctgactgtgagaagagctttaaaaacaaaaaggatttactaacacaccaatacgctcacactggggagagaccattcacctgctctgtgtgtgggaaaggattcagccgtCCATCTGCCCTACTGagccaccagagaattcacactggggagaggccattcacctgctctgactgtgggaaaggattcattaattcatccaaccttctgatacaccagcaacttcatacaggggatagaccgttcacctgctctgaatgtgggaagggattcacacgttcgtgcaaccttctgacacatcagcaggttcacagcgaggagaggccgttcacttgctcagtgtgtgggaagggattcacacgttcgtacaaccttctgacacatcagcaggttcacagtgaggagaggccgttcacttgctcagtgtgtgggaagggattcagtcagtcatccaacctgctgacacaccagagagttcacagtggggagaggccgttcacttgctccatatgtgggaaggaattttctcatttatcttatcttctgaaacatcatcgagttcacactgggagcggccattcaactgcaatgtctgaggaaaggggtttactcactcatcccacctgttaa